One genomic window of Entelurus aequoreus isolate RoL-2023_Sb linkage group LG07, RoL_Eaeq_v1.1, whole genome shotgun sequence includes the following:
- the ccdc135 gene encoding dynein regulatory complex subunit 7 isoform X1 yields the protein MWSFVRMNLRPLIQGMDTVMETDSEQQSDSEDEDEEDEKKVKVQESPPSEYLSTPTLPDSYRQNSPGEVRLLAIADSFQRQYRLLCSERKPLLLFPMNECGVKKFVSTTLRPTMTSHPELLYWEGCASFVADFLSLTPLEPPGELPKFLFSATSVLHSQTATCFEYSAVLCSLLLGANYDAYCVSGYASKEMCLLDQCLQECHLLDNQAKVEGAEAKSESDNVLKREVKSRFLTKQAEKEREEAEAKSKKHEEEPQPAVDALRGLRVHCWVLVLAGCRSVQENFFIDPLTGRSYSTTHDHFLGVESVWNNLNYYVNMQDCKDVCAEIVYDLHDIRLWEPVLFGAISKRQMSLNILKRKEMKMMGMTWEDEEEEEDRVFEMPRSWVSYISISKEDLETRWPGSRKLTRYKKTELKTFAPYLRLNGLVTRLTTFKDFDCKEAVTVKEWYKDRNDHLKEREVNKVTGITIERFTPGRQFHLLFHRFTTAPTQGTEHEMEFSGARVDGLVRRVDKTEEMTETFEGREDFLYYRHVVFGHLPEPEDEDADTETEERPLLKVVERFHRNPKKDANEDVAERVFLSPQRKMEVTYHLEEHRFVPCTRTFLKPRESDDFKDDMVAGFHVDPVQKPLHTLTLYKLLSALVEAEKDTAEQIKCSKKEVRDIVSCRQREEMDILLHFSPWTTTGAAKARKQREEMERLAAEEQRWLQEKEKDYLAPFLIQLGNVKDMTAEDARRLYDECMSDFKTHMAERARLIQERHDQATHALQKKQLYYQQSQLNMSHQEEKEYQAFCAEHTFQIHIATERLSMHKRSVAQRYRALDQRLKQDPRLAPYLPS from the exons ATGTGGTCCTTCGTGAGGATGAACTTGAGACCCCTGATCCAAGGGATGGACACGGTCATGGAGACCGACAGCGAGCAGCAATCGGATAGTGAAGACGAGGACGAGGAGGACGAAAAGAAAGTGAAAGTACAGGAGTCTCCTCCAAGTGAATACCT GTCCACTCCAACCCTTCCCGACTCATACAGGCAGAACTCCCCCGGCGAGGTCCGCCTGTTGGCCATCGCCGACAGCTTCCAGCGTCAGTATCGTCTTTTGTGTTCCGAGCGCAAGCCTCTGCTGCTCTTCCCCATGAACGAATGTGGCGTCAAG AAGTTTGTGTCAACCACGCTGCGACCCACCATGACCAGCCACCCGGAGCTGCTCTACTGGGAAGGATGTGCTTCGTTTGTGGCCGACTTCCTGTCTCTGACTCCTCTGGAGCCGCCTGGAGAGCTG CCCAAGTTCTTGTTCTCGGCCACGTCGGTGCTGCACAGTCAGACGGCCACGTGTTTCGAGTACTCCGCCGTGCTCTGCAGTCTCCTGCTGGGCGCCAACTACGACGCCTACTGCGTTAGCGGCTATGCTAGCAAGGAGATGTGCCTGCTGGACCAGTGCCTGCAAGAGTGCCACCTGCTGGACAACCAGGCCAAG GTGGAGGGCGCCGAGGCGAAAAGCGAGAGCGACAACGTACTGAAGCGGGAGGTGAAGAGCCGCTTCCTGACCAAACAGGCCGAAAAAGAACGGGAAGAAGCCGAGGCCAAATCCAAGAAGCACGAG GAGGAACCCCAGCCTGCTGTTGACGCCCTGAGGGGTCTGCGGGTCCACTGCTGGGTTCTGGTCCTGGCCGGGTGTCGCAGCGTCCAGGAGAACTTCTTCATCGACCCGCTCACAGGAAGGAGCTACAGCACCACGCACGACCACTTCCTGGGGGTGGAGAGCGTGTGGAACAACCTCAACTACTACGTCAACATGCAGGACTGCAAGGACGTCTGCGCC gaaatagTGTATGATCTTCATGACATCCGGCTGTGGGAGCCAGTCTTGTTCGGGGCCATCAGCAAGAGACAAATGTCCCTCAACATCCTCAAGAGGAAGGAGATGAAGATGATGGGCATGACTTGG GAGgacgaggaagaagaggaggatcGAGTGTTTGAGATGCCCAGGTCGTGGGTCTCGTACATCAGCATCTCCAAAGAAG ACTTGGAGACGCGCTGGCCAGGAAGCAGGAAGTTGACGCGCTACAAGAAAACTGAGCTGAAAACGTTCGCTCCTTACCTGCGACTCAACGGGCTGGTGACGCGACTGACCACCTTCAAGGACTTTGACT GCAAAGAGGCGGTGACGGTGAAAGAGTGGTACAAGGACAGGAACGACCACCTGAAGGAGCGAGAAGTCAACAAAGTGACGGGCATCACCATCGAGCGCTTCACGCCAGGACGACAGTTCCACCTTTTAT tccaCAGGTTCACCACCGCGCCAACACAGGGCACGGAGCACGAGATGGAGTTCAGCGGCGCTCGTGTGGACGGTCTGGTGCGCCGCGTGGACAAGACGGAGGAAATGACGGAGACCTTCGAGGGCCGCGAGGACTTCCTGTACTACCGCCACGTGGTCTTTGGCCACCTCCCGGAGCCGGAGGACGAGGACGCCGACACGGAGACGGAGGAGCGGCCTCTGCTG AAGGTGGTGGAGCGCTTCCACAGGAACCCCAAGAAGGACGCCAACGAGGACGTGGCCGAGCGAGTCTTCTTGTCGCCGCAGAGGAAGATGGAGGTGACGTACCACCTGGAGGAGCACAGGTTCGTACCCTGCACCAGGACCTTCCTCAAACCGCGGGAGTCGGACGACTTCAAGGACGACATGGTCGCCGGCTTCCAC GTGGACCCGGTTCAGAAGCCTCTGCACACGCTGACTCTCTACAAGCTGCTCTCAGCGCTGGTGGAGGCCGAGAAGGACACGGCTGAGCAGATCAAGTGTTCCAAGAAAGAG GTGAGAGACATCGTGTCCTGCAGACAGCGTGAGGAGATGGACATTCTTCTTCACTTTTCTCCATGGACCACCACTGGAGCCGCCAAAGCCCGCAAGCAGAGAGAGGAAATG gagCGCCTGGCGGCCGAGGAGCAGAGGTGGTTGcaggagaaggagaaagactaTCTGGCTCCCTTCCTTATCCAACTGGGGAACGTGAAGGACATGACGGCTGAAGATGCACGCCGCCTCTACGACGAGTGTATGAGCGACTTCAAGACGCACATGGCCGAGCGGGCCAGACTCATCCAGGAACGCCACGACCAG gcaaCACATGCGCTGCAGAAGAAGCAACTGTACTACCAACAGAGCCAGCTGAACATGAGCCACCAGGAGGAGAAAGAGTACCAGGCCTTCTGCGCCGAGCACACCTTCCAAATACACATCGCCACTGAACGCCTCAGCAt GCACAAGAGATCAGTCGCTCAGAGGTACCGTGCACTGGATCAGAGACTAAAACAAGACCCACGACTGGCACCTTACCTGCCGAgctga
- the ccdc135 gene encoding dynein regulatory complex subunit 7 isoform X2 — MWSFVRMNLRPLIQGMDTVMETDSEQQSDSEDEDEEDEKKVKVQESPPSEYLSTPTLPDSYRQNSPGEVRLLAIADSFQRQYRLLCSERKPLLLFPMNECGVKKFVSTTLRPTMTSHPELLYWEGCASFVADFLSLTPLEPPGELPKFLFSATSVLHSQTATCFEYSAVLCSLLLGANYDAYCVSGYASKEMCLLDQCLQECHLLDNQAKEIVYDLHDIRLWEPVLFGAISKRQMSLNILKRKEMKMMGMTWEDEEEEEDRVFEMPRSWVSYISISKEDLETRWPGSRKLTRYKKTELKTFAPYLRLNGLVTRLTTFKDFDCKEAVTVKEWYKDRNDHLKEREVNKVTGITIERFTPGRQFHLLFHRFTTAPTQGTEHEMEFSGARVDGLVRRVDKTEEMTETFEGREDFLYYRHVVFGHLPEPEDEDADTETEERPLLKVVERFHRNPKKDANEDVAERVFLSPQRKMEVTYHLEEHRFVPCTRTFLKPRESDDFKDDMVAGFHVDPVQKPLHTLTLYKLLSALVEAEKDTAEQIKCSKKEVRDIVSCRQREEMDILLHFSPWTTTGAAKARKQREEMERLAAEEQRWLQEKEKDYLAPFLIQLGNVKDMTAEDARRLYDECMSDFKTHMAERARLIQERHDQATHALQKKQLYYQQSQLNMSHQEEKEYQAFCAEHTFQIHIATERLSMHKRSVAQRYRALDQRLKQDPRLAPYLPS, encoded by the exons ATGTGGTCCTTCGTGAGGATGAACTTGAGACCCCTGATCCAAGGGATGGACACGGTCATGGAGACCGACAGCGAGCAGCAATCGGATAGTGAAGACGAGGACGAGGAGGACGAAAAGAAAGTGAAAGTACAGGAGTCTCCTCCAAGTGAATACCT GTCCACTCCAACCCTTCCCGACTCATACAGGCAGAACTCCCCCGGCGAGGTCCGCCTGTTGGCCATCGCCGACAGCTTCCAGCGTCAGTATCGTCTTTTGTGTTCCGAGCGCAAGCCTCTGCTGCTCTTCCCCATGAACGAATGTGGCGTCAAG AAGTTTGTGTCAACCACGCTGCGACCCACCATGACCAGCCACCCGGAGCTGCTCTACTGGGAAGGATGTGCTTCGTTTGTGGCCGACTTCCTGTCTCTGACTCCTCTGGAGCCGCCTGGAGAGCTG CCCAAGTTCTTGTTCTCGGCCACGTCGGTGCTGCACAGTCAGACGGCCACGTGTTTCGAGTACTCCGCCGTGCTCTGCAGTCTCCTGCTGGGCGCCAACTACGACGCCTACTGCGTTAGCGGCTATGCTAGCAAGGAGATGTGCCTGCTGGACCAGTGCCTGCAAGAGTGCCACCTGCTGGACAACCAGGCCAAG gaaatagTGTATGATCTTCATGACATCCGGCTGTGGGAGCCAGTCTTGTTCGGGGCCATCAGCAAGAGACAAATGTCCCTCAACATCCTCAAGAGGAAGGAGATGAAGATGATGGGCATGACTTGG GAGgacgaggaagaagaggaggatcGAGTGTTTGAGATGCCCAGGTCGTGGGTCTCGTACATCAGCATCTCCAAAGAAG ACTTGGAGACGCGCTGGCCAGGAAGCAGGAAGTTGACGCGCTACAAGAAAACTGAGCTGAAAACGTTCGCTCCTTACCTGCGACTCAACGGGCTGGTGACGCGACTGACCACCTTCAAGGACTTTGACT GCAAAGAGGCGGTGACGGTGAAAGAGTGGTACAAGGACAGGAACGACCACCTGAAGGAGCGAGAAGTCAACAAAGTGACGGGCATCACCATCGAGCGCTTCACGCCAGGACGACAGTTCCACCTTTTAT tccaCAGGTTCACCACCGCGCCAACACAGGGCACGGAGCACGAGATGGAGTTCAGCGGCGCTCGTGTGGACGGTCTGGTGCGCCGCGTGGACAAGACGGAGGAAATGACGGAGACCTTCGAGGGCCGCGAGGACTTCCTGTACTACCGCCACGTGGTCTTTGGCCACCTCCCGGAGCCGGAGGACGAGGACGCCGACACGGAGACGGAGGAGCGGCCTCTGCTG AAGGTGGTGGAGCGCTTCCACAGGAACCCCAAGAAGGACGCCAACGAGGACGTGGCCGAGCGAGTCTTCTTGTCGCCGCAGAGGAAGATGGAGGTGACGTACCACCTGGAGGAGCACAGGTTCGTACCCTGCACCAGGACCTTCCTCAAACCGCGGGAGTCGGACGACTTCAAGGACGACATGGTCGCCGGCTTCCAC GTGGACCCGGTTCAGAAGCCTCTGCACACGCTGACTCTCTACAAGCTGCTCTCAGCGCTGGTGGAGGCCGAGAAGGACACGGCTGAGCAGATCAAGTGTTCCAAGAAAGAG GTGAGAGACATCGTGTCCTGCAGACAGCGTGAGGAGATGGACATTCTTCTTCACTTTTCTCCATGGACCACCACTGGAGCCGCCAAAGCCCGCAAGCAGAGAGAGGAAATG gagCGCCTGGCGGCCGAGGAGCAGAGGTGGTTGcaggagaaggagaaagactaTCTGGCTCCCTTCCTTATCCAACTGGGGAACGTGAAGGACATGACGGCTGAAGATGCACGCCGCCTCTACGACGAGTGTATGAGCGACTTCAAGACGCACATGGCCGAGCGGGCCAGACTCATCCAGGAACGCCACGACCAG gcaaCACATGCGCTGCAGAAGAAGCAACTGTACTACCAACAGAGCCAGCTGAACATGAGCCACCAGGAGGAGAAAGAGTACCAGGCCTTCTGCGCCGAGCACACCTTCCAAATACACATCGCCACTGAACGCCTCAGCAt GCACAAGAGATCAGTCGCTCAGAGGTACCGTGCACTGGATCAGAGACTAAAACAAGACCCACGACTGGCACCTTACCTGCCGAgctga